The following coding sequences are from one Streptomyces venezuelae window:
- a CDS encoding acyl-CoA desaturase, with protein sequence MTTTSDAYSEADVIDDAPDAPRADASSPTATATATDVAPPSATLGGEQKRSLEQVALLLFIAVPFLALVAAVPLAWGWGVSWLDLGLLVFMYYLGCHGITIGFHRYFTHGSFKARRPLRIALAVAGSMAVEGPLVRWVADHRKHHKFSDAEGDPHSPWRFGETVPALMKGLWWAHIGWMFDEEQTPQEKYAPDLIKDPAIRRISRQFLFWTIVSLSIPPLVGGLVTMSWWGAFTAFFWGSLVRVALLHHVTWSINSICHAVGKRPFKSRDRSGNVWWLAVLSCGESWHNLHHADPTSARHGVMRGQVDSSARIIRWCEQLGWAYDVRWPSRSRIDSRRKPEGAAESRRGAAASDAA encoded by the coding sequence ATGACGACAACCTCCGATGCGTACTCCGAGGCCGATGTGATCGACGACGCTCCAGACGCTCCCCGGGCGGACGCGAGCTCCCCCACCGCCACCGCCACCGCCACCGACGTCGCGCCGCCGTCGGCGACGCTGGGCGGCGAGCAGAAACGCTCGCTCGAACAGGTGGCGCTGCTGCTCTTCATCGCCGTCCCCTTCCTGGCCCTGGTCGCGGCGGTGCCGCTGGCCTGGGGCTGGGGCGTAAGCTGGCTGGACCTCGGCCTGCTCGTCTTCATGTACTACCTGGGGTGCCACGGCATCACCATCGGCTTCCACCGCTACTTCACGCACGGCTCCTTCAAGGCCAGGCGGCCGCTGCGCATCGCGCTGGCCGTCGCGGGCTCCATGGCGGTCGAGGGCCCTCTCGTGCGCTGGGTGGCCGACCACCGCAAGCACCACAAGTTCTCGGACGCGGAGGGCGACCCGCACTCCCCGTGGCGGTTCGGCGAGACGGTTCCCGCCCTGATGAAGGGCCTGTGGTGGGCGCACATCGGGTGGATGTTCGACGAGGAGCAGACGCCGCAGGAGAAGTACGCGCCGGACCTGATCAAGGACCCGGCGATCCGCCGCATCTCCCGCCAGTTCCTGTTCTGGACGATCGTTTCCCTGTCCATCCCGCCGCTGGTCGGCGGCCTGGTCACGATGTCGTGGTGGGGCGCGTTCACGGCGTTCTTCTGGGGGTCGCTCGTCCGCGTCGCGCTGCTGCACCACGTCACGTGGTCGATCAACTCGATCTGCCACGCGGTGGGCAAGCGCCCCTTCAAGTCCCGTGACCGGTCGGGCAACGTGTGGTGGCTCGCGGTGCTGTCCTGCGGCGAGTCCTGGCACAACCTGCACCACGCCGACCCGACGTCGGCGCGGCACGGGGTGATGCGGGGTCAGGTCGACTCGTCGGCGCGGATCATCCGGTGGTGCGAGCAGCTCGGCTGGGCCTACGACGTGCGGTGGCCTTCGCGGTCGCGGATCGACTCGCGCCGCAAGCCGGAGGGCGCGGCCGAGTCCCGGCGCGGGGCTGCCGCCTCCGACGCGGCATGA